ATCTCCGGCCGGGCATCGAGACGGTTCAAGCGCTGGGTGGACTGCACCGCTTTATGGCCTGGGACGGCGCCATGCTGACGGATAGCGGCGGCTACCAGGTCTTTAGCCTGGCCCCGTTCTGTAAAATCACCGATGATGGTGCTGCTTTCCGCTCGCACATTGACGGCTCCGAGCATTTTTTAACGCCGGAGCTGGCCGTGCGCTATCAGGAGGCGCTGGGGGCGGATGTCATTATGGCCCTGGACGAATGCTCGGCTTACGGCGATAGCGAGGAAAAAGTAGTGCGGGCCATGGCGCGGACGCACCGCTGGGCGGAGCGTTGCCTTGCCGCCCGGCAAAATAACGCGCAGTCGCTCTATGCCATTGTGCAGGGCGGTGTTTTCCCGGAGCTCCGGGCGCAATCGGCGGAGTTTTTAACCCGCCTGGACTTTCCCGGCTACGCCGTCGGCGGGTTGAGCGTCGGCGAACCTAAAGATGTGACCCTGGATATCCTGGAACGGACCACCGGACTGCTGCCGCCGGACAAGCCGCGCTATCTCATGGGCGTGGGCGCGCCTGAGGACTTGGTAGAAGGGGTGGCGCGGGGTATAGATATCTTCGACTGCGCCCTGCCGACGCGC
The sequence above is drawn from the Dehalococcoidales bacterium genome and encodes:
- the tgt gene encoding tRNA guanosine(34) transglycosylase Tgt, whose protein sequence is MTEKHFSLTNTTGAARAGELNTPHGKILTPVFMPVGSQATVRTLTPADIKEIGFNMVLANTYHLYLRPGIETVQALGGLHRFMAWDGAMLTDSGGYQVFSLAPFCKITDDGAAFRSHIDGSEHFLTPELAVRYQEALGADVIMALDECSAYGDSEEKVVRAMARTHRWAERCLAARQNNAQSLYAIVQGGVFPELRAQSAEFLTRLDFPGYAVGGLSVGEPKDVTLDILERTTGLLPPDKPRYLMGVGAPEDLVEGVARGIDIFDCALPTRVARNGALFTRQGRINIRRALYSRAEGPVDPACDCYTCRTFSAAYLSHLFRSEELLGLRLASIHNLRFIRNLMADIRAAVLGGTFPDFRAEFLARYKTTDEQTRVDQKGKWLRQRKAPEQ